A DNA window from Paraburkholderia hospita contains the following coding sequences:
- the phaP gene encoding TIGR01841 family phasin (Members of this family are phasins (small proteins associated with inclusions such as PHA granules). Note that several different families of phasins have been named PhaP despite very little sequence similarity to each other.): MLTPEQVAATRKANLDILFGLGEKVVEGIEKLAALNMQVTRSTLGDTFDLAQKALSVKEPQDWLALQDSLAAPTADKMQSYNRQLFDIVWSTQAEFAKVAQTQFEAYSRQVQSVVEDVAKNAPAGSEAAMSALDSAIKAANTLVETVQKTSQQAAEAARSGFDTAAAAGSKNTKRAIEPVSAAAKR; this comes from the coding sequence ATGCTGACCCCGGAACAGGTAGCAGCAACGCGCAAGGCCAACCTCGACATCCTGTTCGGCCTGGGCGAAAAGGTCGTCGAAGGCATTGAGAAACTGGCTGCACTGAACATGCAGGTGACCCGCTCGACACTGGGAGACACGTTTGATCTGGCGCAGAAGGCGCTTTCCGTGAAGGAGCCGCAGGACTGGCTTGCGCTGCAGGACAGCCTCGCAGCGCCGACGGCCGACAAGATGCAAAGCTACAACCGGCAACTGTTTGACATCGTGTGGTCGACGCAGGCCGAATTCGCGAAAGTTGCGCAGACGCAATTCGAAGCGTACAGCCGCCAGGTACAGTCGGTGGTGGAGGATGTCGCCAAAAACGCGCCGGCGGGCTCGGAGGCCGCCATGTCCGCGCTGGATTCCGCGATCAAGGCGGCCAATACACTGGTCGAAACCGTACAGAAAACCAGCCAGCAGGCGGCCGAAGCCGCCAGAAGTGGCTTCGATACGGCCGCTGCGGCCGGATCAAAAAATACGAAGCGCGCGATCGAGCCGGTATCGGCGGCTGCGAAGCGATAG
- a CDS encoding CYTH and CHAD domain-containing protein — MERELKLRVPIEDLEKLRHAPLLAQSKGAAATPKLLTSTYFDTPELAFHWCKASLRVRAVGNERLQTLKLEGSVQAGLFDRDEFEMPVDGDTPDLTLLQDQISADTDCSRLIRDEATAARLKPVFVTRINRSAIPLRLPSGDELEVALDEGTIDADSGSVPIAAVELELKQGTPASLYNIALELLEAVPLRIDHLSKADLGYELLVAEHGDAVKAQPVQLNKRDSVEDAFCKIARNCLDQVHANERGVVSGHDPSSVHQMRVGLRRLHSALDLFANVIPAFPGLDEELRWIASELGAARDWEVLAGSTLEHAGANGNPDEILPVRQACKQIAVNNRQRAAAAVESVRYTRLSLQLASWLTRKGWQDGMSEEQRDAIGTPARQFAAQVLRRRHRKLIKRGKGLADLDDHRRHRARIAAKKVRYASEFFASLCRRRAVQHYVEALTALQDDLGWRNDAVVADQLLKALPRTSPETASGAAFARGFLASRVAADHQTLKKLWKRFNRLSPPH, encoded by the coding sequence ATGGAGCGGGAGCTGAAACTGCGAGTCCCTATCGAAGATCTTGAGAAGTTGCGTCACGCGCCTTTGCTTGCGCAATCCAAAGGCGCAGCCGCCACTCCCAAGCTGCTGACAAGCACGTATTTCGATACTCCCGAGCTAGCCTTTCACTGGTGCAAGGCCTCGCTGCGCGTGCGTGCCGTCGGCAACGAGCGACTCCAGACGTTGAAGCTGGAAGGATCGGTGCAGGCCGGCCTGTTTGACAGGGACGAGTTCGAGATGCCCGTCGATGGCGACACGCCCGATCTGACGTTGCTGCAGGACCAGATATCCGCTGATACTGACTGCAGCAGGCTGATCCGTGACGAGGCCACTGCGGCCCGGCTGAAGCCCGTATTCGTCACGCGGATCAATCGCTCCGCTATTCCATTGCGCTTGCCGTCTGGCGACGAACTTGAGGTTGCGCTTGACGAGGGGACCATCGACGCGGACTCGGGCTCGGTGCCGATCGCGGCTGTGGAACTGGAACTGAAACAGGGCACGCCAGCAAGTCTGTACAACATTGCGCTGGAACTGCTCGAAGCCGTGCCGCTGCGCATCGACCATCTCAGCAAGGCCGATCTCGGTTACGAACTGCTCGTGGCCGAGCACGGCGACGCGGTCAAGGCGCAACCGGTGCAACTGAACAAGCGCGATTCTGTCGAGGACGCATTTTGCAAAATCGCGCGCAACTGTCTGGACCAGGTTCACGCGAATGAACGCGGCGTCGTGTCCGGCCACGATCCGTCGAGCGTCCATCAGATGCGCGTGGGGCTTCGCCGTTTGCACTCGGCCCTCGACCTGTTTGCGAACGTTATTCCAGCCTTCCCCGGCCTTGACGAGGAGTTACGCTGGATCGCATCGGAACTCGGCGCTGCGCGCGACTGGGAGGTACTCGCGGGATCGACGCTCGAACATGCCGGCGCGAACGGCAATCCGGACGAAATCCTGCCCGTCCGTCAGGCGTGCAAGCAGATTGCCGTCAACAACCGGCAGCGCGCGGCCGCCGCCGTCGAGTCGGTTCGCTACACGCGGCTCTCTCTGCAGCTCGCGTCATGGTTGACCCGGAAAGGCTGGCAAGACGGGATGTCCGAGGAACAGCGCGACGCCATTGGCACGCCTGCCCGGCAGTTCGCCGCTCAGGTGCTGCGTCGTCGGCACAGGAAACTGATCAAACGTGGCAAGGGCCTGGCCGATCTTGACGATCACCGTCGTCACCGCGCCCGCATCGCGGCGAAGAAAGTCCGATACGCCAGCGAGTTCTTCGCCTCGCTGTGCCGCAGGCGGGCCGTCCAACATTATGTCGAGGCGCTGACCGCGCTTCAGGATGATCTGGGCTGGCGCAACGATGCCGTTGTCGCCGACCAGCTTCTGAAGGCGCTGCCGCGAACTTCGCCTGAGACGGCTTCCGGCGCAGCCTTTGCGCGAGGCTTTCTCGCCTCACGCGTCGCTGCCGATCATCAGACATTGAAGAAATTGTGGAAGCGCTTTAACCGCCTTTCACCCCCGCACTAG
- a CDS encoding PRC-barrel domain-containing protein, which yields MGSINPQGGTQRGAGIVGGGIGEGPGPDIMAAATLDGNKVMSSDGEHVGKISDIMLDVRNGRIAYAVLSEGGFLGMGANLHAIPWSALTLDTDAKCFVVDIAAQRLKDDPGFHKDHWPTMADPKWGAATHSYYNRQPYWSATQGVVESDPDIRPSEH from the coding sequence ATGGGATCAATCAACCCTCAAGGCGGTACCCAAAGAGGGGCTGGCATCGTGGGCGGTGGTATCGGCGAAGGGCCGGGACCGGACATCATGGCCGCAGCGACGCTCGATGGAAACAAAGTAATGTCCTCAGACGGCGAACACGTGGGAAAGATCTCCGACATCATGCTGGACGTCCGGAACGGGCGCATCGCCTATGCCGTGCTGTCTGAGGGAGGCTTCCTCGGGATGGGGGCCAACCTGCATGCAATTCCGTGGAGCGCGCTGACTCTCGATACGGACGCGAAGTGCTTCGTCGTCGACATTGCGGCGCAGCGTCTGAAGGACGACCCGGGTTTCCACAAGGACCATTGGCCCACAATGGCAGATCCGAAGTGGGGAGCGGCGACGCACAGCTACTACAACCGGCAGCCGTACTGGTCGGCAACTCAGGGCGTGGTGGAAAGTGACCCTGACATCAGGCCGAGCGAGCACTGA
- a CDS encoding phasin family protein, with protein MSPEQVAAAQKVNLDTFCGLTNKIVEGVEKLAELNLQVIKTTLAEAQDSAGKALSARDPREWFALQLSFTAPIAEKMHAYGRHLFDISSATQAEFARVAQAQHEVHNRWVQTLVEDLAKSAPVGSEAAIAAWQSVINTTNTLYETLQKTGQEAVTVAERDFDDATSAASTAVRRTIDQASGA; from the coding sequence GTGAGCCCCGAGCAGGTCGCCGCAGCCCAGAAAGTCAACCTCGATACCTTTTGTGGTTTGACCAACAAGATTGTCGAGGGCGTCGAGAAACTGGCCGAACTGAATCTGCAAGTCATCAAGACGACGCTGGCCGAAGCGCAGGACAGCGCAGGCAAGGCGCTGTCCGCTAGGGACCCGCGAGAGTGGTTCGCGTTGCAACTGAGCTTCACCGCACCGATCGCGGAAAAAATGCACGCATACGGCCGTCATCTGTTCGACATCTCATCGGCCACTCAGGCTGAGTTCGCACGGGTCGCGCAGGCGCAGCATGAAGTGCATAACCGCTGGGTGCAAACGCTCGTCGAGGACTTGGCCAAGAGCGCGCCGGTGGGCTCCGAAGCCGCGATCGCAGCGTGGCAGTCGGTGATCAACACCACCAACACGCTGTACGAAACCCTACAAAAAACGGGTCAGGAAGCGGTGACAGTCGCCGAACGCGATTTCGACGACGCCACGTCCGCTGCGTCGACAGCCGTGCGGCGTACCATCGATCAAGCGTCCGGGGCGTGA
- a CDS encoding PRC-barrel domain-containing protein: MKYAIAVCAVMLATAFATSTLRAQGTAQSITARRVDVIQVASGFRASKVIGSTVYNESRDAIGTIDDLIVSPKDNVTYAILSVGGFLGLGTHLIAVPFAGLQVADKQMRLPGATRDSLKALPEFRYASP; the protein is encoded by the coding sequence ATGAAGTACGCGATCGCCGTCTGCGCCGTTATGCTCGCCACCGCGTTTGCCACCAGCACCCTGCGGGCCCAAGGGACGGCACAGTCGATCACCGCGAGGCGAGTCGATGTCATCCAGGTGGCGTCCGGTTTTCGGGCCTCGAAAGTCATCGGCTCGACCGTGTACAACGAAAGCCGGGACGCGATCGGAACGATTGACGATCTGATTGTGAGTCCGAAGGATAACGTGACGTACGCGATCCTGTCGGTCGGCGGCTTTCTCGGCCTCGGTACCCACCTGATCGCGGTGCCCTTTGCCGGGCTGCAGGTCGCCGACAAACAGATGCGTCTGCCAGGCGCGACCCGGGATTCCCTGAAGGCGTTACCTGAATTCAGATACGCCTCGCCCTGA
- a CDS encoding CsbD family protein has translation MNKDQVKGVAEKVKGKVNETIGRATGDRKQEVKGDVQQAAGETRKKAGDVKEAVKDTTRKPV, from the coding sequence ATGAACAAGGATCAGGTAAAGGGTGTGGCTGAGAAGGTCAAAGGCAAGGTGAATGAGACCATCGGCCGCGCAACGGGCGACCGGAAACAGGAAGTCAAGGGCGATGTCCAGCAGGCGGCTGGCGAAACACGCAAGAAGGCAGGCGACGTCAAGGAAGCCGTCAAGGACACGACCAGAAAGCCGGTCTGA